A region from the Corynebacterium halotolerans YIM 70093 = DSM 44683 genome encodes:
- a CDS encoding Ppx/GppA phosphatase family protein, producing the protein MRLGVLDVGSNTVHLVAVDARNGGHPTPMSDWKTSLRLVELINDDGAIDERGVKKLSKAVGEAAELAGTLGCSEIMPFATSAVRSAANSDEVLDRVEEETGVRLRILSGADEARLTFLAVRRWYGWSAGRITNLDIGGGSLELSTGSDEEPDVAVSLDLGAGRLTHRWFDTDPPARKKVNLLRDYIDAELADATRQMRAFGPAGLAVGTSKTFRTLARLTGAAPSSEGPYVKRTLTAPGLRQLIAFITRMTAADRAELEGISSDRSHQIVAGALVAEASMRALGLEKLEICPWALREGVILRRIDTGLPQERTQS; encoded by the coding sequence GTGCGATTAGGTGTATTGGACGTGGGCAGCAACACTGTCCATCTGGTGGCGGTGGATGCCCGCAACGGCGGTCATCCGACTCCGATGAGCGACTGGAAGACCAGTCTACGACTCGTCGAGCTGATCAACGATGACGGCGCCATCGACGAACGGGGCGTCAAGAAGCTGTCGAAGGCCGTCGGGGAGGCGGCCGAACTCGCCGGGACGCTCGGTTGCTCCGAGATCATGCCCTTCGCCACCTCAGCGGTCCGCTCCGCGGCCAACTCCGACGAGGTCCTCGACCGGGTGGAGGAGGAGACCGGTGTGCGCCTGCGGATCCTCTCCGGCGCGGACGAGGCCCGCCTGACGTTCCTCGCGGTGCGCCGCTGGTACGGCTGGTCCGCCGGACGCATCACCAATCTCGACATCGGCGGCGGCTCCCTGGAGCTGTCCACCGGCTCCGACGAGGAACCCGACGTCGCCGTCTCCCTCGACCTCGGGGCCGGCCGCCTGACCCACCGGTGGTTCGACACCGATCCGCCTGCGCGCAAGAAGGTCAATCTGCTGCGCGACTACATCGACGCCGAGCTCGCCGATGCCACGCGTCAGATGCGGGCTTTCGGCCCCGCCGGCCTGGCGGTGGGCACCTCCAAGACCTTCCGCACCCTCGCCCGCCTGACTGGTGCCGCACCGAGCTCCGAGGGCCCCTATGTCAAGCGCACCCTGACCGCACCAGGTCTGCGCCAGCTGATCGCCTTCATCACCCGCATGACCGCGGCCGACCGGGCCGAGCTCGAGGGCATCAGCTCCGACCGTTCGCACCAGATCGTCGCCGGCGCCCTCGTCGCCGAGGCCAGTATGCGCGCCCTCGGACTGGAGAAGCTCGAGATTTGTCCGTGGGCTCTCCGCGAGGGTGTCATTCTCCGGCGGATCGACACGGGACTGCCTCAGGAAAGGACGCAATCATGA
- a CDS encoding ABC transporter permease: MLLTVLSVALGTAFISGSLMLTHSLERSFDSIIDAGVEGVDLGVVGSQSSPQGVPFEVIEEIESWPNVRAANVIGDGPGLPSGTRMAGESGIIVIGPDGTPLQVGSSGAHPAAAYPPDRFVGSPPLLRQGEMPETPDEVMINTSAATRAGLAVGDRIQVITPYERVPVSVSGIYDTAGDTAGWVGVMFTPERYLELFTANEHASQIVIATMPGTDPMEVRNRIGRTWPGLTPLLPEQIAERMSGSFAQQLEFVRYILVIFGVIALLVGAFNIANTFAMVVGQRTREFALLRSIGVSTLQIAFSVIMEAAVVGLLGSVLGIAAAGALLAVLAAWFNYTGGDLSSIDFAWTPEAVVVPLLFGVLVTIASAMAPARRAGMLPPVQAFDLSDARSDRPPRLRLFIAGAVAAFGAVFIAGAAIIYGINDVALSVNLRLVAVGIGVGAMFLSLVVSGPTLVSLAGRTLGFVLTAPMGAVGRLARRNAVRNPRRSASSALALALGVGLVACVGTIGATTRASVFGMVESTITAPFVLDGLGGSSVQGQPGMGGPGMSLPVETVQRAEWTTGVDEVGTLMAAPLKANNWDNPQTTVVDGDFTDFMSLGLHEGTPSDGSVPGALISATYASETGLQVGDTIPLTSYEGDPAAAVHIPVEAIYTETAILGHLTVTWGAAQQVLENPESTVTRQSVFVSSDGSVPPDQLRQNLTSVMDPLLVVQVKSKNEYGSSLGTQINQLLTIVYALLALAVIIAGLGIINTLLLSVAERTRELGTLRATGLQRGQIRRMIEVESLILSVHGAVVGIALGTFAGWAAVEVLGSKGMASPEIPWPQIGLMVLGAVGVGVVASIIPAVRAGRIPPLEAIER, encoded by the coding sequence ATGCTGCTGACCGTCCTCTCGGTCGCCCTCGGCACGGCGTTCATCTCGGGCTCCCTGATGCTCACCCACTCCCTGGAGCGCTCCTTCGACTCCATCATTGACGCCGGTGTGGAGGGCGTGGATCTGGGCGTCGTCGGCAGCCAGTCCTCCCCGCAGGGTGTGCCCTTCGAGGTCATTGAGGAGATCGAGTCCTGGCCGAACGTACGGGCCGCGAACGTCATCGGCGACGGCCCGGGTCTGCCCAGCGGCACCCGTATGGCCGGCGAGTCCGGGATCATCGTCATCGGTCCCGACGGCACTCCCCTGCAGGTCGGCTCCTCCGGCGCCCACCCGGCCGCCGCTTATCCCCCGGACCGCTTCGTCGGGTCACCGCCGCTGCTGCGCCAGGGCGAGATGCCCGAGACACCCGACGAGGTGATGATCAACACCTCCGCCGCCACCCGCGCCGGCCTGGCTGTCGGCGACCGGATCCAGGTGATCACCCCCTACGAACGGGTGCCGGTGAGTGTGTCCGGCATCTACGACACCGCCGGGGACACCGCCGGCTGGGTGGGGGTGATGTTCACCCCGGAGCGCTACCTCGAGCTGTTCACCGCCAACGAGCACGCCTCCCAGATCGTCATCGCCACCATGCCGGGCACGGACCCCATGGAGGTGCGCAACCGGATCGGGCGGACCTGGCCCGGCCTGACCCCGCTGCTGCCTGAGCAAATCGCCGAGCGGATGAGCGGCTCCTTCGCCCAGCAGCTGGAGTTCGTCCGCTACATCCTCGTCATCTTCGGGGTGATCGCCCTGCTGGTGGGCGCGTTCAACATCGCCAACACCTTCGCGATGGTCGTGGGTCAGCGCACCCGGGAGTTCGCGCTGCTGCGCTCCATCGGGGTGTCCACCCTGCAGATCGCGTTCTCCGTCATCATGGAGGCCGCCGTCGTCGGCCTCCTCGGCTCCGTGCTCGGCATCGCCGCGGCCGGCGCCCTGCTCGCGGTGCTCGCCGCCTGGTTCAACTACACCGGCGGTGACCTGTCCAGCATCGATTTCGCCTGGACCCCGGAGGCCGTCGTCGTCCCGCTGCTGTTCGGGGTGCTCGTGACCATCGCCTCCGCGATGGCCCCGGCCCGGCGCGCCGGCATGCTGCCTCCCGTGCAGGCCTTCGACCTGTCCGACGCCCGCTCCGACCGGCCCCCGCGGCTGCGCCTGTTCATCGCCGGGGCGGTCGCCGCCTTCGGTGCCGTGTTCATCGCCGGCGCGGCAATCATCTATGGCATCAACGACGTCGCACTGTCAGTCAACCTGCGGCTGGTGGCCGTCGGCATCGGCGTCGGGGCGATGTTCCTGTCTCTGGTGGTCTCCGGCCCGACGCTGGTCTCGCTGGCGGGCAGGACCCTGGGATTCGTGCTCACCGCCCCGATGGGGGCGGTCGGCCGGCTGGCCCGCCGCAACGCAGTGCGCAACCCGCGCCGCTCGGCCTCGTCGGCACTGGCCCTGGCGCTCGGCGTCGGGTTGGTCGCGTGTGTGGGCACGATCGGCGCGACGACGCGCGCGAGCGTGTTCGGGATGGTGGAGTCCACGATCACCGCGCCGTTCGTCCTCGACGGCCTGGGCGGTTCCTCCGTCCAGGGCCAGCCCGGCATGGGCGGACCGGGCATGTCGCTGCCTGTGGAGACGGTGCAGCGGGCGGAGTGGACCACGGGTGTCGACGAGGTGGGCACCCTGATGGCCGCGCCGCTGAAGGCGAACAACTGGGACAACCCGCAGACGACGGTCGTCGACGGGGACTTCACCGACTTCATGTCACTCGGCCTGCACGAGGGCACCCCCTCCGACGGTTCCGTGCCGGGGGCGCTGATCTCCGCCACCTACGCCTCCGAGACGGGGCTGCAGGTCGGGGACACCATCCCGCTGACCTCCTACGAGGGGGATCCGGCCGCCGCGGTGCACATCCCGGTGGAGGCGATCTACACGGAGACCGCGATCCTCGGCCACCTGACGGTCACGTGGGGCGCGGCGCAGCAGGTGCTGGAGAATCCGGAGTCGACGGTGACCCGCCAGTCCGTGTTCGTCTCCTCGGACGGCTCCGTTCCTCCGGACCAGCTGCGGCAGAACCTGACCAGCGTGATGGACCCGCTGCTGGTGGTGCAGGTCAAGTCGAAAAACGAGTACGGTAGTTCCCTGGGCACCCAGATCAACCAGCTGCTGACCATCGTCTACGCGCTGCTGGCGCTGGCGGTGATCATCGCCGGCCTCGGCATCATCAACACGCTGCTGCTGTCCGTGGCCGAGCGGACCCGGGAGCTGGGTACGCTGCGGGCGACCGGTCTGCAACGCGGGCAGATCCGGCGGATGATCGAGGTGGAGTCGCTGATCCTGTCCGTGCACGGCGCGGTCGTCGGCATCGCGCTGGGCACCTTCGCCGGCTGGGCGGCCGTGGAGGTGCTCGGCTCCAAGGGTATGGCCTCACCCGAGATCCCCTGGCCCCAGATCGGGCTGATGGTCCTCGGTGCGGTCGGCGTCGGCGTGGTGGCGTCGATCATCCCGGCCGTGCGGGCGGGACGGATCCCGCCGCTCGAGGCGATCGAGCGGTAA